actgatcAAGGAAAATTCTTATCGTACAATTTCCGGCATACTTATCGGCCTTAGGTATATACGTATAGGCTTCAAGTGCTGGTTTtcaaaagattaaatttagcaAGTTGTGCACAAATAGATCTTAAATTTGGAAGGCGGTTTGGAAATGTTTCTATATCTCAAAAATATCGGGGTTGATTTTCACAATATGTTTTGAGTGTTTTCTTGTGAACGTAAGTGGCCGACTAATTTTTACAATTATATCAACATTATGGACGCCTGAGTGCACCAAAGATATAAAAGCACGATCCTGTGCTCCATCACCAGAAGTCGGGATAAGGCTTAATGATGAAGACTTTTATCCTGTTAGCCCTGGTTGGCTTTGCACTGAACTTCAGCTTGGCTCTGCCATTCAACGAAAATGCAGAAAAATCAAGCAACCATGAATTGAATGAAATTGCCAATGAATTCCAGGAGGAACAACGTGAAGggtaagattaaaaaaatatatcgcgAGAACTAAATTAATAGGTTATTATAACACATGAATAAGTCGGTAACATGGAGCCCGGAGGTCACAAATCACTTTTACAGTTGTTTGAGGAAATTGATCTTTAACATTCATAAGTTATCTTTTGAAATTACTTTCTTTAAAGGCTGGGTTTGCATTATACATATTGATCACATACCTCATTTAAATAAGTCAGGACATTTTAAATTTCCACTTATTCACAATCAAATTTGTACATTGCGGTAACAGACAGTGGTATGCTTGAATGTAGGcataaatattgaaatatatGAATACAAAAATAGTTTTAGTAATGGAAACATTTTGATTCTAGTGATGGAGAATTAACAGACATTGCAGTTAAAGACGAGGATGAAGATttagaagatgaagatgaaaaccCGCATGAAGATATAAACGATGAAGACGGAGATATTGAAGAGGACGGAGACTTGGACGAAGACACAGACGATGAAAACGACGATAGTGAAGACGATGGAGATGAACAAGAGGAAGGCGAAAATGCTGTTGATGAAGTGCAAGGAGGAGATAGTGTTGGTGAAGTTACGGAGAGAGAAGACGAAGATGAAAACTCCTTACTCAGTCAAGCAAACGATTTTTCAGATCCCGCCCCTATTCGGTTCCGACGAGTTGGTCGGCGACTAATTCGTCGTTTTCGACGTAGACGTGGTGGTCGTCGCGGAGGTAGAGGCCGTCGACGTGGTGGTCGTCGAGGACGTAGAGGACGTAGAGGACGAAGAGGACGAAGTGGACGAAGAGGACGAAGAGGACGAAGAGGACGTAGAGGGCGAAGAGGACGAAGAGGACGTAGAGGGCGAAGAGGACGTGGAGGTCGTGGTCGTCGCGGTTAATGGCAAATAAATGTTTAAACATGGCAAGTACACCTTTAActtaaatatttaattaaatGTACGTTGACTTCCAACGAAGAGAATGAAATTTAAGCTCAGCTATCTTGTAACTGGTCCCACGGCATTCACTGATGAAACTGAACAAGTCCTGCGTTCGTTTTTACTAACTACCTATGCGACTGTCAAATAAATATACAAGCTTTATAATTTGATTTCCTGTTAAAAGTATGATCACTTGTAGTGGCTGGATAGGCCAGTGTTAAACCGTTTCtaatttgcatttgaaataGACAATTCAGCCAAGCTCACTGGTAGTAAATTTGAAACTCCTCTGGACGCAGTTTGGTGATATATGatttataaatattaaataaagtttCGATCATTTTCGATCTACGAGTGGTGAAATTTAAGTTGTAAAGGTTTTCATAATGTATAGAAAAACTGGACGCGCACCGATGTTTGATTTTCGGTTGTTTGCTGCTGTTGTTTTCTGatgtttaacaattattttcatGAAATTGAGTGATGTCAATTAAACGGATAAAACTCTCTGAGTTCTTCTTAATTCAGGAAAGTGGAATTCGGTAAATagttatattatattattgaaAACCTTAACGTGCTCAACGACTTTTTCTAGccgaatttataaaaaatgaatgttgaaaaacaatgtACCACTAATAAATTGTatacaattgctttttttttttaccgatcACTAATGCCAGTTAACTCATTGatctatttttctttcctttttttagatTTCCCCCAAATGCTCGTTTGATGGAGATTGACAGGAAGAAGTAAAATTAGTGGAAAACAACAAAGCGAAGACTAAAACAGTCTAATCTTTGTAGCTCTCAATAGTGTCTTCTTTAGGTAATCTACTGTAAAATTCACTGCTTAAAGTTTctggaataaaataaaagattttaGTACATTCAggaagtgtttttgtttttctgacaACAAACTTAAAAACCTTGGACCAAACGTACATGACATAATCACGTGTATGTACcgctatacatgtacatgtatgtattccTTCATTCACTGTGAAAGCTGAGACAGAGTTGGATCTAAATTGTTTCGTCGTTAAATAGTCGCCTCGGTTTAGCTGCTTTCTTTGTAAACACACtccaaaaactcattaatattCAGTAGGCATACTGTCCAATAAGCACGTGTAAGGACCTGTATATCAAGTAATCATAAAATCAGCAAGCTGAAAAGTCAGGGGAGGGGTTTGAATTCAatctcaataataataattttccttagagattattttaaaaatgccGAGTAACAGTGGCAAGTACAATAACGAAAGACGGATTTTCTATTTCCAGGACGCTACTTTGCCAGGTCCAAGAGGAAGTCTTAACAggaatattgacatttttttttggggggggggggggcggggggggggggcacccgagcgcgaagcgcgcgcttGAACGGAGCCCCTTACTCGTTAGTactaaaagtaaataaataaataaactatccTTGAAGATAATTTCTTcccaagtcaagtcaagtcaagtcaatttttatttagaCACACACAGAATAATTATAGTTAATACAAATTAGTGCTGTAAAATCTATAAATCGAGAGATTGCATATTTGTGAATGGAAAGAGGATTTCAATTAAAGGTTCATTGTCCAGGGTTTGGGACAGGTAAATAAT
The sequence above is a segment of the Porites lutea chromosome 3, jaPorLute2.1, whole genome shotgun sequence genome. Coding sequences within it:
- the LOC140929721 gene encoding uncharacterized protein, which translates into the protein MMKTFILLALVGFALNFSLALPFNENAEKSSNHELNEIANEFQEEQREGDGELTDIAVKDEDEDLEDEDENPHEDINDEDGDIEEDGDLDEDTDDENDDSEDDGDEQEEGENAVDEVQGGDSVGEVTEREDEDENSLLSQANDFSDPAPIRFRRVGRRLIRRFRRRRGGRRGGRGRRRGGRRGRRGRRGRRGRSGRRGRRGRRGRRGRRGRRGRRGRRGRGGRGRRG